Part of the Actinomycetota bacterium genome, GCTGCCTCCTCTACCAGGGCCAGCGCCTCGTCAGGCGCGGTCTCCGTCCGGCACTCGCCTTTGATGTAGCGCGCGAAGGCTTGTGCGGCCGGACCGGCGTCTTCAGCGGCGCGGGCGGCCGCGTCGGCCTCCTCGATCGCCTCGGCAATCCGTCCGGCGTAGGAGAACACCACCGCCGTGCTGGCCTGCCCCATGACCACGCTGTCGGGGTCCCCGGCGATCCGCGCCAGGCGTACCACCTCCCGGAAGGCTGTTTCGGACTCGTCCAGCCGGCCGGTGAAGTTTGCCACGTCACCGAGAGCCTCGAACGCGAAGATGCAGGCCGGGTCATCGGGTCCGACCCCGAGTTCGGTGCCGCGAGCTGCGAGCCGGCCCGCCCGTTCAAGGTCACCGCGGATCCAGGCGGCCGCGGCGGCCGCCGCGTGCACCTGCGGCGCTGCCGGGTGGTCGTCGATGCCGTCCATGGCGAGCGCGTCCGCCGCCCATCCGAGCAGCTCTCCTCCCGGACGCCAGTAGTCGAACCGGTACAGAGCCGCGACCAGTCGGGCGAGGACGTCCACGTTGTCCGTGTGGCGCGCCCGGCGGGCGGCCTCGCGCAGGTCGTCCAACGAGGTCTCCAGCCAGCGCCGGCCCTGCTCGCTCATGGGGGGACCGGCGGCCTGCTCGGCCCTTGCGGTCAGCACGGCCACGTGTCGGGCGGCGATCGCGTCGGCCTCCCCCCGCGCGAGGAGCCGGTCGCGTGCGAAGCGCCGCAGGGTGCGCAGCATGCGGTAGCGGCCGGAGCCGCCGGACGGTCCGGTCATGGGCCCGTCGAGCATGGACCGTTCGGCGAGCGCCGCCAGCTGTTCCACGGTCCCGCTGCGGTGCTGGTCGTCGGGCGCGCAGACCGCGTGAACCTCGTCGACGCCGAACGCGCCCGCGAACACGCTCAACCGCTCGAACAGCCGCTGTTCGGCCTCGTCCAAAAGCCGGTAGGACCAGTCCACCACCGAGCACAGGTCGCGGTGACGCGCGTCGCGGCCGCGGCGCCGACCGACGGGTGCGGCGATGTCCTCACGCAGGACCGCGAGCAGGTCACCGGCCGACAGGGCGCCCATGCGGGCCGCGGCCAGCTCGATCGCGAGCGGCAGCCCGTCGAGTTGCCGGCAGATCTCGGCCACCGCAGAGCGCTCGGCGGTCAGATCCAGCCCGGGTGCGGCCGCGGTCGCGCGGTCGATGAACAGACGAACGGCGTCACCACCGTCCCGGGCGGCGGTGTCCGCGCCGACCGGCAGGGGCGGCACCGGCAGCACCTGTTCCCCGGGCACCGCCAGCCGTTCGCGGCTGGTGGCCAGCACGGTCACGTCGGCGCAGTCGCGCTGGATCTGCTCGGTCAGGGCGGCGACCGTGTCCAGAAGGTGCTCGCAGTTGTCCAAGACCAGCAGCAATGTGCGCGTCGTGAGTGCACCCAGCAGGGCATCGCGGGGGGCCCGTGTACCGGCGAGGTCGGCGCCGATCGTGTTAGCGACCACGTGGTCGACCGCGGCAGGGTCGGCCAGTGGCGCGAGGTTCGCCCAGGCGACGTCGTCGGGCTCATCGCGGTCGACGGATGCGGCGACCTCGGCCGCGATCCGGGTCTTTCCGACACCTCCGGTGCCGGTCAGGGTGACGAGCCGACGCTCACGCAGCGCGTTGCGGACCGCAGCGATCTCCGTCTCACGTCCGACCACGGAGCTGGTCATGACCGGCACCGTCGACCCTGGCCCGCGGGGCTCGGGTCGCGTCGGGGTGGGTGGCCGGGAGCTGGCGATCTCGCCCCGCAGGATGGCGCCCTCAAGGCGTTGCATCGACGGGGAGGGTTCCAGGCCACTCTCCGCGGCGAGACGCTCCCGGTAGCGGCGGTGGACCGCCAACGCGTCGGCCCGCCGATCGACGCTGGCCAGCGCCCGCATCAGCAGATCCACGAACCGCTCGCGCAACGGGTCAGTGTGCACGAGGGCTTCGAGCTCACCGATCACGCCGATCGCCTCGCCCAGAGCCATCCGGGCTGCAGCCCGCTCCTCGAGGGCGACCAGACGGCGCTCGGCCAGGCGCAGCGCCTCCGCCCGCGCCAGCCCCTCGTCGAACCCCGCGTAGGCCGGGCCCCGCCACAGCTTTAGCGCCTCGTCCAGCAGGTCGCGGGCCACGTCGGGCTGGTCGTTGCGACGCTCCGC contains:
- a CDS encoding AAA family ATPase, which produces MLWGDAAPAAPRNAVQTYVARLRGTLGEHAGLLTRSPGYLLQVGSAQVDALRFDQLLDEAERRNDQPDVARDLLDEALKLWRGPAYAGFDEGLARAEALRLAERRLVALEERAAARMALGEAIGVIGELEALVHTDPLRERFVDLLMRALASVDRRADALAVHRRYRERLAAESGLEPSPSMQRLEGAILRGEIASSRPPTPTRPEPRGPGSTVPVMTSSVVGRETEIAAVRNALRERRLVTLTGTGGVGKTRIAAEVAASVDRDEPDDVAWANLAPLADPAAVDHVVANTIGADLAGTRAPRDALLGALTTRTLLLVLDNCEHLLDTVAALTEQIQRDCADVTVLATSRERLAVPGEQVLPVPPLPVGADTAARDGGDAVRLFIDRATAAAPGLDLTAERSAVAEICRQLDGLPLAIELAAARMGALSAGDLLAVLREDIAAPVGRRRGRDARHRDLCSVVDWSYRLLDEAEQRLFERLSVFAGAFGVDEVHAVCAPDDQHRSGTVEQLAALAERSMLDGPMTGPSGGSGRYRMLRTLRRFARDRLLARGEADAIAARHVAVLTARAEQAAGPPMSEQGRRWLETSLDDLREAARRARHTDNVDVLARLVAALYRFDYWRPGGELLGWAADALAMDGIDDHPAAPQVHAAAAAAAWIRGDLERAGRLAARGTELGVGPDDPACIFAFEALGDVANFTGRLDESETAFREVVRLARIAGDPDSVVMGQASTAVVFSYAGRIAEAIEEADAAARAAEDAGPAAQAFARYIKGECRTETAPDEALALVEEAARLARDCGAWFIDGVAQLTAASLRVRHDEPTQALPAFADLIRRWRRSGSWTQQWTTLRNLVELLVHLEADEPAVIIAAAAEVAETAAPTFGAESDRLRQALVTANERLGDGAFAAARQRGQALPDGEVIEVALRAADELQNSWAKHPPRRSSTDHVAGGAIC